A stretch of the Sulfurihydrogenibium subterraneum DSM 15120 genome encodes the following:
- a CDS encoding tetratricopeptide repeat protein has translation MRKFLILKLFLVSFILSSCSQQGINSSADYTNLDDGKYLYDMGVSYLSSGNNAMAISYLEKALETNKQPEVYNSLALAYQFAGEYQKAEKTFKEGLERYPNSPELLTNYGILLAVLKKYNEAITHLEKALNHPTYQKKEIAFYNLGLIYRDLGKEDKFIEYLNKAIMYNSNYLNAYITLGDYYYERYKRYKNVSDLRFSRDYYAKALQLSINDPIIFYKLGLVYKDLNQIDLAKFYLEKALKASQDNKTLQEEIKKVLINLVENPKSEENLKLNNELNIDSDDKQLDIIIK, from the coding sequence ATGAGAAAATTTTTAATATTAAAGCTTTTTTTAGTGAGTTTTATACTAAGTTCCTGTAGTCAACAAGGAATAAACAGTAGTGCGGATTATACAAACTTAGATGATGGAAAATATCTTTACGACATGGGAGTTTCTTACCTAAGTAGTGGTAATAACGCTATGGCTATTTCTTACTTAGAAAAAGCATTAGAAACAAATAAACAACCAGAAGTTTATAATTCCTTAGCCCTTGCTTATCAATTTGCAGGAGAATACCAAAAAGCAGAAAAAACCTTCAAAGAAGGATTAGAAAGATATCCAAATTCTCCAGAACTTTTAACTAACTACGGAATTCTCCTTGCAGTTTTGAAAAAATACAACGAAGCTATTACCCATCTTGAAAAAGCTCTAAATCATCCAACTTACCAAAAGAAAGAGATAGCTTTCTACAACTTAGGTCTAATTTATAGAGACCTTGGAAAAGAAGATAAATTTATTGAATACTTAAACAAAGCAATTATGTATAACTCAAATTACCTCAATGCCTACATTACACTTGGTGATTATTACTATGAAAGGTACAAAAGATATAAAAATGTATCAGACTTAAGATTTTCAAGAGATTATTACGCTAAAGCTCTTCAGCTAAGTATTAACGACCCTATTATATTTTATAAGTTAGGTTTAGTTTATAAAGATTTAAATCAGATAGACTTAGCTAAATTTTACTTAGAAAAAGCTTTAAAAGCTTCTCAAGATAATAAAACTTTACAAGAAGAAATAAAAAAAGTTTTAATAAATTTAGTTGAAAATCCAAAAAGTGAAGAAAATTTAAAGCTTAATAATGAACTAAATATTGACAGTGATGATAAACAATTAGATATCATAATTAAATAA
- a CDS encoding glycosyltransferase family 2 protein encodes MDKKVYLSIVVPIYNEEENLPILYKKINEAVENLFNQEKYKDKTYEMIFVNDGSKDKSWQIIKELAEKDPYVIGINFRRNFGQTAAMAAGFDKAQGEIIITMDGDLQNDPEDIPKLLEKIDEGYDVVSGWRKDRKDAFLSRTLPSRIANWLISKTTGVNLHDYGCSLKAYRSEVAKSLDSYGEMHRFLPALSKIVGANITEIPVKHHPRIYGKSKYGISRTFKVIVDLLWVKFLIDYRNKPLRVFGGFGFLFLVIGFLTLFYLACQKLCFGQPIGNRPLLMFGMLSFLTGINLISTGIIAEIIIRTYYESQGKKPYVIKEIVQKSNGQN; translated from the coding sequence ATGGATAAGAAAGTTTACTTATCTATCGTCGTTCCTATTTATAACGAAGAAGAAAATTTACCAATTCTTTACAAAAAAATAAATGAGGCGGTGGAAAATCTTTTTAATCAAGAGAAATATAAAGACAAGACATACGAAATGATTTTTGTAAATGATGGTAGTAAAGATAAATCTTGGCAGATAATAAAAGAATTAGCGGAAAAAGACCCTTACGTTATTGGAATAAACTTTAGAAGGAATTTCGGTCAGACAGCTGCAATGGCTGCAGGTTTTGATAAAGCTCAAGGAGAAATTATTATAACAATGGACGGAGACCTTCAAAACGACCCAGAAGACATTCCAAAACTCCTTGAGAAGATTGATGAAGGTTATGATGTTGTAAGTGGATGGAGAAAGGACAGAAAAGATGCTTTTTTAAGCAGAACTTTACCATCAAGGATAGCAAACTGGCTGATATCAAAAACAACAGGAGTTAATTTACACGATTATGGATGCTCCTTAAAAGCTTACAGGTCAGAAGTGGCAAAAAGTTTAGACTCTTACGGAGAAATGCACAGATTCTTACCTGCTTTATCAAAGATAGTAGGAGCTAACATCACAGAAATTCCGGTAAAACACCATCCAAGAATATATGGAAAGTCTAAGTATGGTATATCAAGAACTTTTAAAGTTATAGTAGATTTACTTTGGGTAAAGTTTTTAATAGATTACAGAAATAAGCCTCTTAGAGTGTTTGGAGGTTTTGGATTTTTATTCTTGGTAATTGGCTTTCTAACTTTATTTTATCTTGCCTGTCAGAAGCTGTGTTTTGGACAACCTATAGGAAATAGACCACTGTTAATGTTTGGAATGTTATCGTTTTTAACAGGAATAAATCTAATATCTACAGGAATAATAGCTGAAATTATAATAAGGACTTATTATGAGTCTCAAGGTAAAAAGCCTTACGTTATAAAAGAAATTGTACAAAAAAGTAATGGACAAAATTAA
- a CDS encoding lysylphosphatidylglycerol synthase transmembrane domain-containing protein, translated as MDKIKTLKLLVSIFITFAFFYFFQKIVGFDKLLDFFRFLTFKQIFLAFILYIFSYVVRTVRWSYTLSIKDFFKLFKLTVYNTFFNIVLPFRTGEISFFYMLKKENIHIAESTMSFIITRFFDGISLLSLFFLAYFTYTNRFILGVISFILLPFSFLILLFLFKFIKHEKIKNYNQSMINFKNVFMVYFLSVLTLIFKFSAFYIVLPKEANLDFLQSILASSLADLTTVLPVHGIAGIGTYETGYVGILIYLSVPKDTALLSAFLVHTFILISSSILAIFVYLSKMFKL; from the coding sequence ATGGACAAAATTAAAACATTAAAACTCTTAGTCTCTATCTTTATTACTTTTGCTTTTTTTTACTTTTTTCAAAAAATTGTAGGATTTGATAAACTTTTAGATTTTTTTAGATTTCTTACATTTAAGCAAATTTTTTTAGCATTTATTTTGTATATATTTAGCTACGTAGTAAGGACTGTTAGATGGAGTTATACACTTAGTATAAAAGATTTTTTTAAACTTTTTAAATTAACAGTTTATAACACTTTTTTTAATATAGTGCTACCTTTTAGAACTGGAGAAATATCTTTTTTTTATATGTTGAAAAAAGAAAACATACATATAGCAGAATCTACTATGAGTTTTATAATTACAAGGTTTTTTGATGGTATATCTTTACTATCTTTATTTTTTTTAGCCTATTTTACTTATACAAACCGTTTTATTTTAGGAGTTATTTCTTTTATTCTTTTACCGTTTTCTTTTTTGATTTTATTATTTCTCTTTAAGTTTATTAAGCATGAGAAAATCAAAAACTACAATCAAAGTATGATAAATTTTAAAAATGTTTTTATGGTTTACTTTTTATCGGTTTTGACACTTATCTTTAAATTTTCTGCATTTTACATTGTATTGCCAAAAGAAGCCAATTTAGATTTTTTACAGTCTATACTGGCTTCCTCTTTAGCTGACTTAACTACTGTCCTTCCTGTTCACGGGATAGCAGGAATAGGTACATATGAAACAGGATATGTAGGTATTCTTATCTATCTATCTGTACCGAAAGATACTGCTTTACTTTCAGCTTTTTTAGTCCATACTTTTATACTTATAAGCAGTAGTATCTTAGCTATCTTTGTTTATTTATCTAAAATGTTTAAACTTTAA
- a CDS encoding cation:proton antiporter regulatory subunit → MLFKETDLPGIGKKFSVITANKEKVAVIIHISGKREIYFFNKDDYDEPMCSFSLNEEEATQLGSILMGTYFKPEAREEKEMFMKNLVIEWVNVEPSSVLANKSIKELEIRKKTGASVIAIIRNNETITNPSPDEIIKPGDTLIVVGNKDQIKKFFEVFYPVCEIK, encoded by the coding sequence ATGCTTTTTAAAGAGACAGACTTGCCTGGCATAGGTAAAAAATTTTCGGTAATTACAGCCAATAAAGAAAAAGTTGCTGTAATAATACACATTTCTGGGAAAAGAGAGATTTATTTCTTTAATAAAGATGATTATGATGAGCCAATGTGCTCTTTTAGTCTTAATGAGGAAGAAGCTACTCAGCTTGGTTCTATTCTTATGGGAACATACTTTAAACCAGAAGCCAGAGAAGAAAAAGAGATGTTTATGAAAAATTTGGTTATAGAATGGGTTAACGTAGAACCTTCTTCAGTTTTAGCTAATAAAAGTATAAAAGAGTTAGAAATAAGGAAAAAAACAGGAGCTTCTGTTATTGCTATTATAAGAAACAACGAGACAATTACAAACCCTTCTCCTGATGAAATAATAAAGCCTGGAGATACTCTTATTGTTGTTGGGAATAAAGACCAGATTAAGAAATTTTTTGAAGTTTTTTATCCTGTTTGTGAAATCAAGTAA
- a CDS encoding cation:proton antiporter: MEKFLVVLGLSTLILFIFGIVSRFVKIPPILSFILAGLVLGSFVHEDITLERLSEIGIILLFFYLGLEFNIARAVEVSKRIWIVGVIDFILNFGGVFLLLLILGFDFVIAVFGGAIAYASSSAITSKIIVDEKRIANTETEMILGLMVFEDIVAPILLAVLAGMMGGQDLEVLTFGIIMLKVLAVFSFIILVAMTIKEKISSFIEKFLEEDIFILFAFGVLISFAGFTYYIGLSEALGAFLIGMLISESGKAEAVERHLVSIRELAVAIFFFVFGSNVVFNPDFFTIKNLLVLTLMVVVSILGKILTGFIGGQIYGLSKRASLVAGLSIVSRGEFSIVISRLSPSSYLSLFGIYTLLMAFIGTFTIQYAPKLAKLVFKPKKQ, from the coding sequence ATGGAAAAGTTTTTAGTAGTCTTAGGTTTATCTACTTTAATTTTATTTATCTTTGGTATAGTCAGTAGATTTGTTAAAATACCACCTATACTGTCTTTCATACTTGCAGGGCTGGTTTTAGGTAGTTTTGTCCATGAAGATATAACTTTAGAAAGACTTAGTGAAATAGGTATTATACTTCTTTTCTTCTATCTTGGACTTGAGTTTAACATTGCAAGAGCTGTAGAAGTATCTAAGAGAATATGGATAGTAGGGGTTATAGATTTTATTTTAAACTTTGGTGGAGTGTTTTTATTACTGTTAATTTTAGGTTTTGATTTTGTTATAGCTGTTTTTGGGGGTGCTATAGCATACGCTTCTTCTTCTGCTATTACGTCAAAAATTATCGTAGATGAAAAAAGAATTGCAAATACTGAAACGGAAATGATTTTAGGTCTAATGGTTTTTGAAGATATCGTAGCTCCTATTTTACTTGCAGTTTTGGCAGGTATGATGGGGGGACAGGATTTAGAAGTTTTAACTTTTGGTATTATTATGCTTAAAGTTTTAGCTGTATTTTCTTTTATAATTTTAGTTGCTATGACGATAAAAGAAAAAATCTCTTCTTTTATTGAAAAGTTTTTAGAGGAAGATATTTTTATTTTATTTGCCTTTGGTGTTTTAATATCTTTTGCAGGCTTTACTTATTACATAGGATTGTCTGAAGCTTTAGGTGCTTTTTTAATTGGTATGCTTATATCAGAATCAGGCAAAGCTGAAGCGGTAGAAAGACATCTTGTGTCTATAAGAGAGTTAGCGGTTGCCATATTTTTCTTTGTTTTTGGGTCAAACGTTGTTTTTAATCCTGACTTTTTTACCATTAAAAATCTTTTAGTGCTTACTTTAATGGTTGTTGTTTCAATACTGGGAAAGATTTTAACAGGTTTTATCGGTGGGCAGATTTACGGTCTTTCTAAGAGAGCTTCTTTAGTTGCAGGGTTGTCTATAGTAAGTAGAGGTGAGTTTTCAATTGTTATATCAAGACTATCTCCTTCTTCTTACTTATCTTTGTTTGGAATTTACACACTTTTGATGGCATTTATAGGGACTTTTACGATACAGTATGCTCCTAAGTTGGCAAAACTTGTGTTTAAACCAAAAAAACAGTAG
- the hemL gene encoding glutamate-1-semialdehyde 2,1-aminomutase — protein MNISKSKELFKEAQNYLVGGVNSPVRAFKSVGADPIFIQKGKGSRIWDVDGNEYIDYVLSWGPLILGHAHDQVINAIKQIANYGTSFGAPTELEIEMAKTVVDAVKSVEMVRFVNSGTEATMSAIRLARGYTKRKKIVKFDGCYHGHGDSLLVSAGSGVATLGIPGTPGIPEELANLTIVLPYNDIEAVEEAFRKYGYDIACVIIEPVAGNMGVVAPSKEYHQKLREITRKYGSLLIFDEVMTGFRLAYGGAQELYDIEPDLTTFGKVIGGGLPVGAYGGKREIMEYVAPVGPVYQAGTLSGNPLAMAAGLRQLQLLKELNPYKELDEKGRFLEEGFKQIAQEFSVPVQVNRVGSMITVFFTQTPIKDFTTAKTSDTQRFAKFFRCMLEKGVYLPASQFEAFFLSTAHSQKDLEETLEKARDCFKNL, from the coding sequence ATGAACATTTCAAAATCTAAAGAGCTTTTTAAAGAAGCTCAAAATTACTTGGTAGGTGGTGTAAACTCTCCTGTTAGGGCGTTTAAGTCGGTAGGAGCTGACCCTATTTTTATCCAAAAAGGAAAAGGCAGTCGTATATGGGACGTTGATGGAAATGAGTATATAGATTATGTTTTATCTTGGGGACCACTGATTCTGGGACACGCTCACGACCAAGTTATAAATGCTATAAAACAGATTGCAAACTACGGGACAAGTTTTGGAGCTCCTACTGAGCTTGAAATAGAGATGGCTAAAACAGTTGTTGATGCTGTTAAATCTGTTGAGATGGTAAGGTTTGTTAACTCTGGAACAGAAGCTACTATGAGTGCTATAAGACTTGCAAGAGGATACACAAAAAGGAAAAAAATAGTAAAATTTGACGGTTGTTATCACGGACACGGAGACAGTCTTTTAGTATCAGCTGGGTCTGGTGTTGCAACCTTAGGAATACCAGGAACTCCGGGAATTCCAGAAGAGCTTGCAAACCTAACTATAGTCCTACCTTACAACGATATAGAAGCTGTAGAGGAAGCTTTTAGAAAGTACGGCTATGATATTGCATGTGTAATCATAGAGCCTGTTGCGGGAAATATGGGAGTTGTAGCTCCTTCAAAAGAGTATCACCAAAAATTAAGGGAAATAACAAGAAAGTATGGGTCTTTACTTATCTTTGATGAAGTTATGACAGGTTTTAGACTTGCATATGGAGGAGCTCAAGAACTCTACGATATAGAGCCTGATTTAACTACATTTGGAAAGGTGATAGGTGGAGGACTTCCAGTAGGAGCTTACGGAGGAAAAAGAGAAATTATGGAGTACGTTGCACCTGTAGGACCTGTTTATCAAGCTGGAACCCTATCAGGAAACCCATTGGCAATGGCTGCAGGATTAAGACAGCTACAGCTTCTTAAAGAGTTAAACCCATACAAAGAGTTAGATGAAAAAGGTAGATTTTTAGAAGAAGGCTTTAAACAGATTGCACAAGAGTTTTCAGTACCAGTCCAAGTAAACAGAGTAGGCTCAATGATAACGGTGTTCTTTACACAAACGCCAATAAAAGACTTTACAACTGCAAAAACTTCAGATACTCAAAGATTTGCAAAATTTTTCAGATGTATGTTAGAAAAAGGTGTTTATCTACCAGCTTCCCAGTTTGAAGCGTTTTTCTTAAGCACAGCTCACAGTCAAAAAGATTTAGAAGAAACTTTAGAAAAAGCAAGAGATTGCTTTAAAAATCTGTAA
- the nrdR gene encoding transcriptional regulator NrdR — MRCPKCGSLEDRVLETRQSKEGTVIKRRRECLKCGYRFTTYERIEEELITVIKKDNSTQPFDKEKIVRGIKLASKGRPITEPQIRQIADEIERYLVDEGKLKVTSAEIGDMVKSKLRAIDPVAFLRFASVCDEFQDIKDFESIIKEIEKEKQEKSNE, encoded by the coding sequence ATGAGATGTCCTAAGTGTGGTTCATTAGAAGATAGAGTTTTAGAAACAAGACAGTCAAAGGAAGGAACTGTTATAAAAAGAAGAAGAGAATGTTTAAAATGTGGCTACAGGTTTACTACTTACGAAAGAATAGAAGAAGAGCTTATAACTGTAATTAAAAAAGATAACTCTACTCAACCTTTTGATAAAGAAAAAATAGTAAGGGGTATAAAGCTTGCTTCTAAAGGAAGACCTATAACAGAGCCTCAGATAAGACAGATAGCAGATGAGATAGAAAGATATTTAGTAGATGAAGGAAAGTTAAAAGTTACATCTGCGGAAATAGGAGATATGGTTAAAAGTAAATTAAGAGCAATAGACCCTGTAGCATTTTTAAGGTTTGCTTCTGTTTGTGATGAGTTTCAAGACATTAAAGATTTTGAAAGTATTATCAAAGAAATAGAAAAAGAAAAACAGGAGAAAAGTAATGAGTAA
- a CDS encoding undecaprenyl-diphosphate phosphatase, which translates to MSNLQAFILGVVEGLTEFLPVSSTGHLILVSTLMGVSQTDTQKAFEVSIQLGSILAVVFLYFEKFRDINLLKKLIVAFIPTGILGFLLYKIIKSFFNPFIVVFMLVLGGVILILIEYYHKNKDYPVKSFEEISYKKAFFIGLFQSLAMVPGTSRSGATIIGGLLLGLNRKTAAEFSFLLAVPTMFMATFYDIYKNHNQFNISDWSNLTVGFITAFIFAILAIKLILKLISNHNFIPFGVYRIILGVVYYLVVLR; encoded by the coding sequence ATGAGTAATCTACAGGCGTTTATACTGGGAGTGGTAGAGGGTTTGACAGAATTTTTACCTGTATCTTCTACTGGTCATCTAATACTTGTATCTACCTTAATGGGAGTTAGTCAAACTGATACTCAAAAAGCCTTTGAAGTCTCCATACAACTTGGTTCTATCCTTGCGGTTGTGTTTTTATACTTTGAAAAGTTTAGAGATATAAATTTACTTAAAAAGTTAATCGTTGCATTCATTCCAACTGGTATTTTAGGGTTTTTACTTTACAAAATTATTAAATCTTTTTTTAACCCTTTCATAGTTGTGTTTATGCTTGTTTTAGGTGGTGTTATTCTTATCCTGATTGAGTATTATCATAAAAATAAAGATTATCCTGTTAAAAGTTTTGAAGAGATTAGTTATAAAAAGGCATTTTTTATAGGTTTGTTTCAATCTTTAGCTATGGTTCCTGGGACTTCAAGAAGCGGGGCTACTATAATAGGTGGTTTACTACTTGGGTTAAATAGAAAAACAGCTGCTGAGTTTTCTTTCCTTTTAGCTGTTCCAACGATGTTTATGGCAACATTTTACGACATATATAAAAACCATAATCAGTTTAACATTTCTGACTGGAGTAATCTTACAGTTGGATTTATCACTGCCTTTATCTTTGCTATTTTGGCTATAAAACTAATACTTAAGTTAATATCAAACCATAACTTTATACCTTTTGGTGTATATAGAATTATCTTAGGTGTTGTTTACTACTTAGTAGTGTTGAGGTAA
- the trpC gene encoding indole-3-glycerol phosphate synthase TrpC: MNILEKIIQTKKQELENYNDKYVKHLENLSLERGKKVLDFKKSLKGKGINIIAEVKKASPSKGVIRYDFDPITIAKIYEENGAKAISVLTDKKYFQGSIEYLYNISKEVKLPLLRKDFIIDKRQILEAYAYGADSYLLIAKVLTLQEMIELINFGKELGMDPLVEIHSYDEGVKSLYAGSTIIGINNRNLETFEVDINLSKQLAPKMKELGAEVVVAESGLNTKQELLELKNYQVDAFLIGESLMREKDIGKKLRELL; this comes from the coding sequence ATGAACATTTTAGAAAAAATTATTCAAACAAAAAAACAGGAACTTGAAAATTACAACGATAAGTATGTAAAACACTTAGAAAATCTGTCTTTAGAAAGGGGGAAAAAAGTCCTTGACTTTAAAAAATCATTAAAAGGTAAAGGTATTAACATAATTGCTGAAGTAAAAAAAGCATCACCTTCTAAAGGAGTGATAAGATACGATTTTGACCCTATAACCATAGCAAAGATATATGAGGAAAACGGCGCAAAAGCCATATCCGTTTTAACAGACAAAAAGTACTTTCAAGGAAGTATAGAGTACTTGTACAACATCTCAAAAGAAGTAAAACTTCCATTATTGAGAAAAGATTTTATAATAGACAAAAGACAGATATTGGAAGCTTACGCTTACGGAGCTGACAGTTACCTTTTAATAGCAAAAGTTTTAACTCTTCAAGAAATGATAGAACTTATAAATTTTGGAAAAGAGCTGGGAATGGATCCACTTGTTGAGATACATTCCTACGATGAAGGTGTAAAGTCTCTTTACGCAGGATCTACAATAATAGGAATCAACAACAGAAATTTAGAAACATTTGAAGTAGATATAAACCTTTCAAAACAACTCGCCCCTAAAATGAAAGAGCTTGGAGCTGAAGTCGTAGTTGCAGAAAGTGGTCTTAATACAAAACAAGAGCTTTTAGAGTTGAAAAATTATCAAGTAGATGCATTTTTAATAGGAGAGTCCCTTATGAGGGAAAAAGATATAGGGAAAAAATTAAGGGAGCTTCTTTAA
- the polX gene encoding DNA polymerase/3'-5' exonuclease PolX: MYQNINKEIAKIFKDMAHIYEFLDDKFRSLAYQRAAQVLEDLPDDIRNYIALGKLSEIRGIGTHTQEKIIEYVKTGKIQKYEELKKLVPPDFLKLMDVSGFGPKTLKRIYQELGISTKEELIKALKDGRIAKLKGFGLKKVENMLKGLELYEKSQERILLWEALNIANPLVEKLKTLKEIKNIELAGSLRRKKETIGDIDILVSCDDKDRDKVINFFVNLEEVKEVLAKGDTKASVIIREKDRQVDLRVLKPEEWGSGLQYFTGSKEHNVHLRDYAKSIGLKISEYGVFDVKTGEKIAGETEESVYKAVGMDWIPPELREDRGEIEAALKKSLPKLVELSDIKGDFHCHSTWTDGYNTILEIANYVKENFNYEYLVITDHSKAVRVAHGLTEEDVLKQIEEIDKVNKIIGYPFLKKGIEVDILLDGSLDLPDEILSKLDWVVASIHTHFNRDNTDRIIKAMENPYVNAIGHPTGRIFGTREGYQMSDDIFKVAKETGTALEINSQPLRMDLPDIMVKKAVDMGVKLVISSDSHSLSNFHYIELGVYIARRGWAKKEDIINTLSWKDVENFVKNKRKRFGVKA; the protein is encoded by the coding sequence ATGTATCAGAACATAAACAAAGAGATAGCAAAAATCTTTAAAGATATGGCACACATATACGAATTTTTAGATGATAAGTTTAGATCTCTGGCTTACCAGAGAGCTGCACAGGTTTTAGAGGACTTACCGGATGACATAAGAAACTACATTGCTCTTGGAAAATTAAGTGAGATAAGAGGAATAGGTACACATACGCAAGAAAAGATTATTGAGTATGTAAAAACTGGAAAAATTCAAAAGTACGAAGAGTTAAAAAAGTTAGTTCCGCCTGATTTTCTAAAACTTATGGACGTTTCAGGGTTTGGTCCTAAAACATTAAAAAGAATTTATCAAGAGCTTGGGATATCAACAAAAGAAGAGCTTATAAAAGCTTTAAAAGATGGAAGAATAGCAAAACTTAAAGGCTTTGGACTAAAAAAAGTTGAAAATATGTTAAAAGGTTTAGAGCTTTACGAAAAATCTCAAGAGAGAATACTACTTTGGGAGGCTCTAAACATTGCAAATCCTCTAGTAGAAAAACTGAAAACCTTAAAAGAGATAAAAAATATAGAGTTAGCAGGAAGTTTAAGAAGAAAAAAAGAAACGATAGGAGATATAGATATCTTAGTATCCTGTGATGATAAAGATAGGGATAAAGTAATTAACTTTTTTGTAAATCTAGAAGAGGTAAAAGAAGTTTTAGCAAAAGGTGATACAAAAGCAAGTGTAATTATAAGAGAGAAAGATAGACAGGTAGATTTGAGGGTTTTAAAACCTGAGGAATGGGGTAGTGGTCTTCAGTACTTTACAGGTTCAAAAGAGCATAACGTGCATCTTAGAGACTATGCAAAATCAATCGGTTTAAAGATAAGTGAGTACGGTGTTTTTGATGTAAAAACGGGGGAAAAGATTGCTGGCGAGACGGAAGAAAGTGTCTATAAAGCTGTAGGAATGGACTGGATACCACCAGAGTTAAGAGAAGATAGAGGGGAAATAGAGGCAGCCTTAAAGAAAAGCTTACCAAAATTAGTAGAACTTTCAGATATAAAAGGAGACTTTCACTGCCACTCAACTTGGACTGATGGGTATAACACTATTTTAGAGATTGCCAATTATGTAAAAGAGAATTTTAATTATGAATATCTTGTAATAACAGACCACTCAAAAGCTGTAAGAGTAGCCCACGGATTAACTGAAGAGGACGTTTTAAAACAGATAGAAGAAATAGATAAAGTAAATAAAATTATAGGCTATCCCTTCTTAAAAAAAGGAATTGAAGTTGATATTTTACTTGATGGGTCTTTAGACCTACCTGATGAGATTCTGTCAAAACTTGACTGGGTAGTAGCATCAATCCACACCCATTTTAACAGAGACAATACAGACCGAATAATAAAAGCAATGGAAAACCCTTATGTAAACGCTATAGGTCATCCAACAGGAAGAATATTTGGGACAAGAGAAGGATATCAGATGTCAGATGATATTTTCAAAGTAGCAAAAGAAACAGGAACAGCACTTGAGATAAACTCTCAACCACTGAGAATGGATTTACCTGACATAATGGTAAAAAAAGCTGTAGATATGGGCGTAAAACTTGTAATAAGTAGTGATAGCCACTCACTGTCAAACTTTCATTATATTGAACTTGGAGTTTACATAGCCCGTAGAGGTTGGGCAAAAAAAGAAGACATTATAAACACACTTTCTTGGAAAGATGTTGAAAATTTTGTAAAAAACAAAAGGAAAAGGTTTGGTGTTAAAGCGTGA